Below is a window of Sandaracinaceae bacterium DNA.
AGGTGCCCATGGCAGCGAAGAAGAAGAGCTCGGCAGACGCTATCGAAGGTCCAGCACTGGTCCAGGCCGTGATGAAGGTGATCGCCGCCGATCCGAAGGCGACGTTCTGGCCCAAGAGAACGCAGAGAAAGCCGAAGCCGCTGCCGGCGTCGCGGATCGCCGATCTCGAGCTCGCGGGACGCGCGTTGCCGCCCAGCATGAAGACGTGGCTCTCGCTCGGTAGCGACATCGAGGGTGTCGACTTCGCGACCGACGAGGCATGGCGGGTCACCACATTGCAGGAACACGCCGCGGAGCGCTTCGGAGACCTCGCGGCGTACCTGGTCGGACTCGCAAAGCCCAGGTTCGAGGCCCCGTGCCTCGCGTTGCGGGAGGAGGCGGGGAACAAGCTCGAGGTGCTCTACCTCGGAGCACAGGATGCGGGCGGAGAGTTCCCGGTCCTCCAGGCCTACCTCGAGAGCCCGGGCTACTCGCACATCAGGTTGTGGTCTCCCGGCTTCGACGTCTTCCTCGCGTCGCAGTGCAGGCCCGATCGCGCCGAGGCGTTCGGCGTGCCGGGCGGCGGCGAGTGCGTCGAGGTCGACGACCCGCGCTGGGGCCGACGCATGACGGCCCACATGAAGACTCTTGGACTCGCGAAGGCCGAGGTCAAGCTGGGCCGGTGATGGCGTCGTCGAGCACGCCTCACGGGCGGTCGCTCCGGGAGCCAGTGAGGCTAGCGCACCAGGGCGCGCATGCGCGCGAGGGTCGCGCTGGAAGCGCAGCTGATAGCTACGCGCAACCGGTGCACCGAGGCGTGAGAGCACCCCGTGCGGGCGCGAGAAGGCCTGTACGTCGTAGCGCACCGCGTCGTCGTCGAGCGTGACCCGGAAGCTCTCCTCCCGCTCTCGGCGTGTCCGGGCAACGTGCCGAAGCCGAAGGCAAAGCTGCTGGGCTCTCGCGCCACGTAGATCACGCGACAGGGGTGCACCGAGGCGAAGCCCAGGTGTCGCGCGACGGTCGCGAACAGGGAGCCCGGCGCGAGCTCGCCGGGAGCGCGCACGACACGCGTGAAGGAGGGCGGGTAGTTGTCCACCTTGGCAAGCGCAGCGCACGCACGCTCGAACACGTCACGCCCCCGCCCGAGCTCAGCACCGTAGCGGTCCAGCACGAAGCCCGCCGGCGCGAGCGACAGCGGTGTGCGCGTCAGGCCCACGTCACGGTAGGTGAACGGCTGGTCGCCGCGAGCGCGGAGCAGCGCAAGGACTCGCTCGTCGCTCGGCGGCGCGAGGTGGAACATGGGACACATCCTGACGCTTACCGTCCGGAGGTCCACTACTCTGTGGATGGACCATGTTCGACCGCCTCACCAACCGCCTCCTCGCCTTGGTCGGTCTCGATGTCGACTTCTCCATCGACATGCGCGGAGAGCCGTTCCACCTCATCGACGAGTCCGTGTACGTGGGGTCGTGCCCGACGCCAGAGCGCGTGCCGCAGCTCGAGGCGGCGGGGATCACGCACGTCGTCAGCTGCCTGCGCGAGGACGAGCGCGCCCAGGTGGCGTTCCTGAGCGAGCACTTCCACGTGCTCTTCCTGCCGATGCACGACGGCATGCACGAAGACATCGCTGCGGTGTTCCCGGCGTTCTTCGACTTTGCCTCTGTGGTGGAGAGCACGCCGGGGGCGCGCCTGCTCGTTCACTGCCAGGCGGGAGTCAGCCGCTCCGGCACCCTCGCCACCGCCCTGCACATGCGTAGCCAGCGCCGTAGCTTCTTCGACGCCGTCACGCACGTTCGGACGAAGCGGCCTGCGGTCCTCCCGAACATCGGCTTCGCCTCTCAGCTCCAGGCCCTCGAGCACACGCTGCGCCCGGACGCGCGGCCCCCTGGGGTGCCATCGTCGCTGGCGCGCTACCTCCGTGAAGTGTGCTGCGTCCCCGCGGAGGTCGACGTCATTCAGGACATGTTGGAGCGGCACCACCACCATGCTCCGACGGCCATTCGGGCGATCTTCGGCGGTGAGATACCCCGCGTCGTCCAGGGCGTTCGCGACTGACGAACGGGGCGACGGAACCACCGCGAGTCCCGACTGCGCGCCAGTGCTACGCTCCACAGCAGGATGACGGACACCGACGGGAGCATGACCGACCGATGGATGGGCGTGTTCCGCTCCATGGAGCGTGAACCCATCGGCGAAGCCCGCTACGCGCGGGCGCAAGCGCACAAGCGCCGCAGCCCGGCCCTCGCTCTCGTGGGCCTCGTGCTGGTGGCTGGGCCCAGCATCCTGACCGCGGTCGCTGTCGTGTTGGACTCGACGCGGCTCATTGCATACGCCTTGCTCGCATGGATTGGGGCCCGGTCCTCGGCGCCGGGCCGCTGCACTCGGGCTCAAGCGCCTCCAGCACCTACGCGGAATCCAGCCGGACAGTGAGGTCGAGGTCTTCGTAGGAGCGGCAACCGCGCCCGGGTTCCGCTCGACACCGGGCGGCGCGAACGACCGAACGACCGGACGACTCCTGTCCGCTCGCGTCATCGAAGAAGCGCGCACCCATCGTTTGGTCGTACACCCCGAGACCGGCCTACTCCTCCGGAGGTGGACGGCGCGCTCGTGAAGGAGTTCGTGGGCGGCGACATGACCATCACGGCCCGCGTCCCGGGCGGGTCTGCGAGGACCCCGCCGCGACGGGCGCGCCTCTTGAGCGTCCTCGAGAAGCACGAACTGAGGCACATCACCCACCGCCTCACGCGCGGGACTTTGGGGCCCGCTGCTCGGCGCCGCATCGGCAGCCACTGCTGTAGTCTTTCTCCTACGGACCATCACATCGGATGGAGACCCGGAACCCCACGTTGTGGTCGCGGTCGTCACGGTCTGCGTGCTCCCTGCTCATCGCTGCGGCGGTCGACCGGTGGTACCGGCGCCGGCGCCGCGCGACGCTCCAACGCGACGGCGAAGCGGGCCTTCACCGCACGGACGACCGCTGGCTGCTGCCCGAGTCGGGTATCTGCTGGGAGGAGAACGGCCGGCCCGGCCCGCTTCGACTCGTCGGTGGAGGCCTGGGCAGTGAAGCGGACGGTCGGACACGACCAGTGATGTTCTAGTGGCCCCAGCCTGCCCGCCGCGCCGCCCTCACGGCGTCGAGACGAGCACGCCTTCGTGCGGAAGTGCGACAGCGAACACTCCGCCACGTCGCCTGCAGAGAGCGCGGGCCATCGCATCGGTGTCGGCCCACATCGGCTTGTGGCGCCCCGAGCACGGC
It encodes the following:
- a CDS encoding DUF1990 family protein, translating into MRYDVQAFSRPHGVLSRLGAPVARSYQLRFQRDPRAHARPGALASLAPGATAREACSTTPSPAQLDLGLRESKSLHVGRHASAPARVVDLDALAAARHAERLGAIGPALRREEDVEAGRPQPDVRVARALEVGLEDRELSARILCSEVEHLELVPRLLPQREARGLEPGLCESDQVRREVSEALRGVFLQCGDPPCLVGREVDTLDVATEREPRLHAGRQRASRELEIGDPRRRQRLRLSLRSLGPERRLRIGGDHLHHGLDQCWTFDSVCRALLLRCHGHLLRIMDHFSGVGGGSTSRRVNSSPMLRVFTNP
- a CDS encoding dual specificity protein phosphatase family protein, which gives rise to MFDRLTNRLLALVGLDVDFSIDMRGEPFHLIDESVYVGSCPTPERVPQLEAAGITHVVSCLREDERAQVAFLSEHFHVLFLPMHDGMHEDIAAVFPAFFDFASVVESTPGARLLVHCQAGVSRSGTLATALHMRSQRRSFFDAVTHVRTKRPAVLPNIGFASQLQALEHTLRPDARPPGVPSSLARYLREVCCVPAEVDVIQDMLERHHHHAPTAIRAIFGGEIPRVVQGVRD